The genomic stretch AAAATTTTAACGGACGCCACAGCGGCTATTCACCGTTTTTTGCCTGAATACCGCACAAAGTGCTAAAATAAGCGCACCTACGTCCGTTTAAACTTAAAAACCGGGCGTAAAACCCAAAATAGCCTCTGTCACGTCCGTTAGAGTCGGAAAGCCCGCTACCACACGACCGTTAGCACCCTACCAAGCCGTGTCGCGTACGAATTTTCGGGCAAACAAATCCGATAACGTCAACTCTTGCCAGGGATGCGCCTGTTTTGCCTTATCCCGAAAACTTTGGAGCAGAAAAGCGATTTGTTCATTTTGCTTTTCCGCATTGGAAAGCCGCATGACCGCCGGCGCAGCATCGTTCGATAGCCCGGCCAAATACGCGGCGTCGAGCTTGCCGGTTTGTTCGAAGCGGGCGACATTCAATGATGCGGCGATTCCTTCGATATTGCTGCTGGCAACCAACGCGTAAGCCAAAATGCCGGTTGCGAGCCACATTTTAACCAGCGGGAATTGTTTTCGCCAAATTCGGATCAAACCCCAAACAAACAGAATAAACATCACCAACATAAAAGCATGCACCAACAGACGCAGCACCGTAAAGCCGTAGGCTTCCTCATATAATGCCAGCCGGATGTAGGCGGATGCAAGCATGACGAACGAATTGGCAGCGAGCAGCGTTTGCAGCGCCTTTAATATAGCCGAAATTTTCCGGTTACCATCCACTGAGCGAAGCGAAACGATCAAGAGTGTCAAATTGATCAGCGAAACGACGTTCAGTTCGGCAAACCCTTTGTGAATATAGTCGGCATAAGTAAGGCCATTCGGCAAACTTCCCGATCCGCCCGCGAACAAATAGGAAAATTGGATCGCCACGAACAGAACGAACAAACTGTTTACCAATATCAATACGGTAATCACCGTAATGCTGTCGAGAATATAGCCTACGCCCTTTTCCCCCGTCTCGTGATCCGCCGATTTGCCAGGCCGCGGGTGTGCCAGCCCCATTACAAAGCCATAGGCGTAACCGGCAACGGCGAGCACCACCACGGCGCGAAACAGCCACTCCCCGAAATGCAGGCCGGCAAACCAATCCGGAATCCGTCCCAACATGCGTTGAAACAGGGCATCGGCGGAACCGAGCAAGGTGCCGACGACAACAAGAAGCGGCGCCGAGATGAGCAGGCCGAGCAAAATCTGCCGCAGGACATATGATTGTTGCCGTCCGCTTCTTTGGAACGTGCCGCGCAGCAGAAGAAAAAGCAATTTCATCCGGCTAAACGTTTGCGGAAACAGTTGCGCTGCCAACTTCGGAATAAACCGTTGCGGTGTGTCTCCGCGCGTTTCCGCCGCCGCCAAAAAGGTATGGACAACGATAAGCGCCGGCAACGCCAATACGTTCAAAATACGAAATGTCTGATTGGCGTAGACGACAATATCCAGCGTTAGCATGACGACCGCCGCAAACAATACGGTGGAAAAGCGCCGCCCAGGTTTCGCGGAAATCCCCGTTGCGCGAAAATAAAATATGTAAAACAAAATTACGAACGGCAACACGGAAATTCCGAAAGTCCCACGGTAAAACAGCTGATCGAAAGCCACTCCCAACAGGGCAGCGAACAGCACCGCCGTTTTTTCTTTGCCGTTCCATACCTTCTCTACGTTATGAATCTCCATATCGCACCTCTTCAACATATTAGACCGCATCTGCGGCCGCATATGTCCAGCGCGGCTTCCGCGAATGCCTGAACGCGTTCGGGATGCAGCCGTTCGAGCAACTCCCGCTCATGCCCGCCTTCATCTTCCACGCAAGCCGCCTGTTGCACCGCCGCAAGCAGATCGTGCCAATGTGCCGGCAATACATGTTGCAGCTTGCTAACCGCATCATGATCATCAACGATATCTTCATCAAACGTCACGTCCGCGAGAGCACGCACAAATGCCAGTATTTCTTCCGCCGTTTGCCGCAGTTCACTGCGGAAAAAAAACGAACCGACACGTTCAGAAACTTCCCGCGCCGCCTGTTCTGTCCAGAACGTGGCCATTCCCATCGGCATTCCCCCGCCTTTCTTTACTAACTTTCCTTTTCTAATCATTATTGTATCAATTAAAATAGGAAGAAAAAGAGAATCTTTCCGCTTAGAAATTTCCTGTTTTATTGCCGCAAAAGCAAATCTGGGGTATCGTATAAGAAGCGAAGGGAGGGGACGAACAGTTGAAGCTTGCGAAGTATTATTTGCAATTGCACAGCCGGTTCCCGCAAGCGGCACATGCGCAGGGCGAACTCGTGACGATCGACGAATTGGCGGATTTGCTGGCCTGCACCCATCGCAATGTGCAGCTTATTTTGCAGCGGATGGCGGAGCGCGG from Bacilli bacterium encodes the following:
- a CDS encoding DUF4173 domain-containing protein, which translates into the protein MEIHNVEKVWNGKEKTAVLFAALLGVAFDQLFYRGTFGISVLPFVILFYIFYFRATGISAKPGRRFSTVLFAAVVMLTLDIVVYANQTFRILNVLALPALIVVHTFLAAAETRGDTPQRFIPKLAAQLFPQTFSRMKLLFLLLRGTFQRSGRQQSYVLRQILLGLLISAPLLVVVGTLLGSADALFQRMLGRIPDWFAGLHFGEWLFRAVVVLAVAGYAYGFVMGLAHPRPGKSADHETGEKGVGYILDSITVITVLILVNSLFVLFVAIQFSYLFAGGSGSLPNGLTYADYIHKGFAELNVVSLINLTLLIVSLRSVDGNRKISAILKALQTLLAANSFVMLASAYIRLALYEEAYGFTVLRLLVHAFMLVMFILFVWGLIRIWRKQFPLVKMWLATGILAYALVASSNIEGIAASLNVARFEQTGKLDAAYLAGLSNDAAPAVMRLSNAEKQNEQIAFLLQSFRDKAKQAHPWQELTLSDLFARKFVRDTAW